From one Leptospira stimsonii genomic stretch:
- a CDS encoding cation-binding protein, with protein MHKEFRRKVYDLPHRGIRHAFTIWLFETGKTNPYDQKEVLNLISISEEVFRILEVHAEDEDSVSLKQLALINPSFSAEDREEHKKLEMQIEELWEMTARISDRLKQPETLSLKISEYYDKLISFKLSYFNHMKHEEEITQKRIWDSFSDSELEEQQKQIINSLSASDLRLWQKYIAPTLPPRERIGFETMTGSILDSKTI; from the coding sequence ATGCACAAAGAATTTAGGAGAAAGGTTTACGACCTACCGCACAGGGGAATTCGGCACGCATTCACGATTTGGTTGTTCGAAACCGGAAAAACAAACCCTTACGACCAGAAAGAAGTACTGAATCTTATCTCCATTTCGGAGGAAGTATTTAGAATCTTAGAAGTCCACGCGGAGGATGAGGATTCCGTTTCTTTAAAACAATTGGCTTTGATCAATCCTTCCTTTTCTGCTGAAGACAGAGAAGAACACAAGAAATTAGAAATGCAAATCGAAGAACTTTGGGAAATGACCGCAAGAATTTCTGACCGCTTGAAACAACCCGAAACCCTCTCTCTCAAAATTTCAGAATATTACGATAAACTCATCTCTTTTAAGCTTTCTTACTTCAATCATATGAAACACGAAGAAGAAATCACTCAGAAGAGAATCTGGGATTCTTTTTCCGATTCGGAATTGGAAGAACAACAAAAACAAATCATAAATTCTTTGAGCGCATCCGATTTAAGACTCTGGCAAAAATACATTGCACCAACGCTACCCCCTCGAGAAAGAATCGGTTTTGAGACGATGACTGGATCGATCCTCGATTCGAAAACAATTTGA
- a CDS encoding helix-turn-helix domain-containing protein, with product MNQNKSPFLFYWNRKPLSSEYEVLPGENCVIGIQTQGSIYLVQNRRKIKLDSAGITGILTNSRTFFSKEGVDSFLIQIPPYKLATFLKEPLKEITGRSICLEDLFSERAISEFKADCIEERGKNLPSGWAWSRFYKNLKKRKDSNPYIEHVLSNMNAAEGKVSISSLCKEFGISQSKMERDFKTYIGLSPKEYSDLIRFRKSVSIKDDSKNLTDLAYVSGYYDQSHFIREFKKRTGKTPKQWFK from the coding sequence ATGAATCAAAATAAAAGCCCATTTCTATTTTATTGGAATCGAAAGCCGCTTTCCTCTGAGTATGAAGTTCTGCCTGGCGAAAATTGCGTTATCGGCATTCAAACTCAGGGAAGCATTTATTTGGTTCAAAATCGTAGAAAGATAAAATTGGATTCCGCAGGGATAACGGGTATCCTTACGAACTCGAGGACTTTTTTTTCTAAAGAAGGCGTTGATTCTTTTTTGATTCAGATTCCTCCATACAAGTTGGCGACTTTTCTCAAAGAACCGTTAAAAGAGATCACTGGCAGAAGCATTTGTCTGGAAGATTTATTTTCGGAGCGCGCGATTTCCGAATTCAAAGCGGACTGTATCGAAGAAAGAGGAAAAAATCTTCCTTCAGGATGGGCCTGGTCTCGTTTTTACAAGAACCTAAAAAAGCGAAAAGATTCCAATCCGTATATCGAACACGTTCTTTCAAATATGAACGCCGCCGAGGGAAAAGTTTCGATCTCTTCACTCTGTAAAGAATTTGGTATTAGTCAAAGTAAAATGGAAAGAGATTTTAAAACGTATATCGGTCTTTCCCCGAAAGAATATTCCGATCTCATTCGTTTTAGAAAATCGGTATCGATTAAGGATGATAGCAAGAACTTAACGGATCTTGCATACGTTTCCGGTTACTACGACCAGTCTCACTTCATCCGCGAGTTTAAAAAAAGAACGGGAAAAACTCCGAAACAATGGTTTAAATAA
- a CDS encoding class I SAM-dependent RNA methyltransferase, with product MKTESEGHKSSPKKISLEPRAWVNLGYSIANSKEGTFFLKNAIPGETVLATLIKKSGSLAWGIGSEIVNNGSERIPSDCSAFPKCGGCSYRYISYQKELEVKKFLLKETLERSFSKNHIQIPEIEILSGDPIGYRNTAQIPLGFSGSKRIAGFYEEFSHSIVPLPEEGCKNLPNEMNFAIQEFLNNEENGSKPVSKLKSLSFRLEGERVVAYKSESVVLRETVRLPLPKEIVCEIPPNGFSQINRFLIPLWLEKIYELVPGNQESILELYCGSGLISVALHSKSKNWIGYELSKDSVKQAKKNLSKNELSPRDFKSLDLEKESLPDEDLNSTCWIANPPRSGLSKKVVQSFRKKKPKEFLYSSCNHTTLARDLADLCEDSYILKNMVLVDFFPRTKHFEVIVKIETK from the coding sequence ATGAAAACCGAGTCTGAGGGACATAAAAGCAGTCCCAAAAAAATATCACTTGAACCACGGGCTTGGGTGAATCTCGGTTATTCGATTGCGAATTCGAAAGAAGGAACTTTTTTTTTAAAAAATGCAATTCCCGGCGAGACCGTCCTTGCAACTCTTATCAAAAAATCAGGTTCGCTTGCCTGGGGAATCGGATCCGAGATCGTAAACAACGGATCGGAAAGAATTCCCTCGGATTGTTCCGCTTTTCCAAAATGCGGCGGTTGTTCGTACCGGTACATTTCCTACCAAAAAGAATTGGAAGTGAAGAAGTTTCTGCTAAAGGAAACCTTGGAACGCTCTTTTTCCAAAAATCATATTCAAATTCCTGAAATTGAAATTTTAAGTGGAGATCCGATCGGTTATAGGAACACGGCGCAGATTCCATTAGGATTTTCCGGATCAAAACGAATCGCCGGTTTTTATGAAGAATTTTCACATTCCATCGTTCCTCTTCCCGAAGAAGGTTGTAAGAATCTTCCGAACGAAATGAATTTTGCGATTCAAGAATTTTTAAACAATGAAGAAAACGGATCTAAACCTGTTTCAAAATTAAAGTCACTTTCTTTTCGTTTAGAGGGGGAAAGAGTCGTAGCTTATAAAAGCGAATCGGTCGTTCTTCGAGAAACGGTTCGTCTTCCATTGCCAAAGGAAATCGTTTGTGAGATTCCACCGAACGGTTTTTCTCAGATCAATCGTTTTCTGATCCCTCTCTGGTTGGAAAAAATATACGAACTTGTCCCAGGAAATCAGGAATCTATATTAGAATTATATTGTGGATCGGGATTGATTTCCGTTGCTCTTCATAGTAAAAGTAAGAATTGGATCGGCTATGAACTTTCAAAAGATTCCGTAAAACAAGCAAAGAAGAATCTTTCTAAAAACGAGCTTTCACCTCGTGATTTTAAATCCTTGGATTTAGAAAAAGAATCCCTTCCGGATGAAGATCTCAATTCTACTTGTTGGATTGCGAATCCTCCAAGATCGGGTTTGTCGAAAAAAGTAGTTCAATCCTTCCGAAAAAAGAAACCGAAAGAATTCTTATATTCCAGTTGTAACCATACTACTTTAGCGAGGGATTTAGCGGATTTATGCGAAGATTCTTACATTCTTAAGAATATGGTTCTCGTAGATTTTTTTCCAAGAACCAAACACTTTGAAGTGATCGTGAAGATCGAAACAAAATAA
- a CDS encoding WbuC family cupin fold metalloprotein has product MQEILALLVNPILLSTVNPDSNSKPPKQLITDSLFLEVLQKAGTSPRGRANHNFHDLSEVYQRFLNVLTKNTYVQAHRHKSPPKPETFLVLRGSLGFILFNDDGSVLETHLLNAEGPTFGIDVAPGVYHTLVCLSDNAVCFEGKSGPYNPSTDKDFALWAPSEGESGWEEYLEKLRVLF; this is encoded by the coding sequence ATGCAGGAAATACTTGCACTGCTTGTAAATCCTATCTTATTGAGTACTGTGAATCCAGACTCGAACTCCAAACCGCCTAAACAATTAATCACTGATTCCCTTTTTCTCGAGGTGCTTCAAAAAGCAGGCACCTCTCCACGTGGAAGAGCAAACCACAACTTCCACGATCTCTCCGAAGTATATCAAAGGTTTCTCAACGTTCTTACAAAGAATACCTATGTACAAGCTCACAGACACAAATCTCCTCCGAAACCAGAGACGTTCCTTGTATTAAGGGGAAGTCTTGGTTTTATTTTATTTAACGACGATGGTTCCGTCCTGGAAACACATCTCTTAAACGCGGAGGGCCCGACGTTTGGAATCGATGTCGCACCGGGTGTCTATCATACCCTCGTTTGTCTTTCGGACAACGCAGTTTGCTTTGAAGGAAAATCCGGCCCCTACAATCCTTCCACGGACAAAGACTTTGCTCTTTGGGCTCCCTCTGAGGGAGAATCGGGTTGGGAAGAATATTTAGAGAAATTAAGAGTTCTTTTTTAG
- a CDS encoding slr1658 superfamily regulator — MSYPVKYGHYNLIPDSLPSESEFSLKLRPMDLRVQWKRCSLTADYISNFCSFPEKLDPDSSNTISIVLNELIENAAKFSKDRKGEILLDLKYYSEILKIEIKNSTDELSKNKLENSIASLINRNSDEIYINRLKESPSPEFNSGIGLMLLSKDFPVRLGFLIDDVSFGTYEITVRAYLDLNEVARTKRKALNT; from the coding sequence ATGAGCTATCCAGTTAAATACGGGCACTACAATCTAATACCGGATTCTCTTCCTTCGGAAAGCGAATTTTCGCTTAAATTGAGACCGATGGATCTTCGGGTTCAATGGAAACGTTGCTCTTTAACCGCCGATTATATTTCTAACTTTTGCTCCTTTCCCGAAAAGCTGGATCCGGATTCCTCGAATACGATATCGATCGTATTGAATGAACTCATTGAAAACGCGGCGAAATTTTCCAAAGATAGAAAGGGAGAAATTCTTTTAGATCTGAAATACTATTCGGAAATCCTTAAAATTGAAATTAAGAATTCAACCGACGAACTTTCAAAGAATAAACTGGAAAACTCGATTGCTTCTTTGATCAACAGAAACTCGGATGAAATTTATATCAATCGATTGAAAGAATCACCTTCTCCGGAATTCAACTCGGGAATCGGCCTTATGCTTTTATCTAAGGATTTTCCGGTGCGATTGGGATTTTTAATCGATGACGTTTCTTTTGGAACGTATGAAATTACAGTGAGAGCTTACTTGGATTTAAACGAAGTGGCAAGGACTAAAAGAAAAGCTCTCAATACTTGA
- a CDS encoding slr1659 superfamily regulator: MEISKEDYSVETEKSRGRVKISGTLRLHNVEEYEPIITLIENALENAGRGKAIIDIKNLDFLNSAGIASISRFVAGYNKKNINNVEFRGNKERYWQIKFLENLKKLRAEIKTSLD; this comes from the coding sequence ATGGAAATATCGAAAGAAGATTATTCCGTCGAAACGGAAAAAAGTCGTGGAAGAGTAAAAATTTCCGGAACATTGCGTTTACACAATGTGGAAGAATATGAACCTATTATTACTCTTATTGAAAACGCACTTGAAAACGCAGGCCGCGGAAAAGCGATCATTGATATAAAGAATTTAGATTTTCTAAATAGCGCCGGTATCGCGAGTATTTCAAGATTTGTCGCAGGGTATAACAAAAAGAATATCAATAACGTTGAGTTTAGGGGAAATAAAGAAAGATACTGGCAGATTAAGTTTTTGGAAAATTTAAAAAAATTGCGCGCAGAAATCAAAACGAGTTTGGACTGA
- a CDS encoding lysophospholipid acyltransferase family protein: MEKEAQTYLRLKQFVAPFLGFAVNINAYGTENIVQEGKIILVSNHRSDMDPFILSYTFPRYISWIAADYTFRIPIFKDLAKLAGGIPMAIDGKISMASIKMVQQVFKRDGVLGIFPEGHDYMVKNDFSGPMVKFHDGFAAFSIRNKVDILPSVIVPIEESYSDIPIPSLVRSFMGMPKEVCDIKRRSIYKKVKVLYGPKIDHRPYLEGKLEDNLKKLSTEVRLRMEALQKADVA; this comes from the coding sequence ATGGAAAAGGAAGCGCAGACATATTTAAGACTAAAGCAGTTTGTGGCTCCTTTCTTGGGTTTCGCCGTAAACATCAACGCATATGGAACGGAAAATATAGTCCAAGAGGGAAAAATCATTCTTGTGAGCAATCACAGATCGGATATGGACCCGTTCATCCTTTCTTATACGTTTCCACGTTATATTTCTTGGATCGCCGCAGACTATACTTTTCGAATTCCAATTTTTAAAGATTTAGCAAAACTCGCCGGCGGAATTCCGATGGCAATCGACGGCAAAATATCGATGGCGAGCATCAAGATGGTGCAACAAGTCTTTAAAAGAGACGGAGTTCTTGGCATTTTCCCCGAAGGTCATGATTACATGGTTAAGAATGATTTTTCGGGACCAATGGTAAAATTTCACGACGGCTTTGCCGCATTCTCGATTCGAAATAAAGTCGATATTCTTCCCTCCGTAATCGTACCTATCGAAGAAAGTTATTCAGACATTCCGATTCCATCGTTAGTTCGTTCCTTTATGGGAATGCCGAAGGAAGTTTGTGATATCAAAAGAAGATCGATTTACAAAAAGGTCAAAGTACTTTACGGACCAAAAATCGATCACAGGCCTTATTTGGAAGGAAAGTTGGAAGACAATCTTAAGAAACTTTCAACCGAAGTCCGCCTCAGAATGGAAGCCCTTCAAAAAGCGGATGTCGCTTAA
- the dapF gene encoding diaminopimelate epimerase: MAALKFTKMEGIGNDYVYIDATQKDVRLTPEQIQKLSDRNFGIGSDGVIFIRNSKQGDFMMDMYNSDGSSSEMCGNGIRCVAKYIYDHGLTNSKNPKIETGAGVLEVDLKIGSGNKVDLVSVDMGKPILIPSKIPVLWKNEETIVDQSLEIAGKSLKFTAVSMGNPHCVIFVDDSDQFPVREIGPLIEHHSIFPKRVNVEFVTVRGKDHLYQRTWERGAGETLACGTGACSVMVAGNLTGRSGKDVKIDLRGGTLRIQWQESGNVLMTGPAREIFSGVVEV; encoded by the coding sequence GTGGCCGCGCTTAAATTCACAAAAATGGAAGGAATCGGTAACGATTACGTTTATATCGATGCTACTCAGAAAGATGTTCGCTTAACACCGGAACAAATTCAGAAATTATCCGATCGTAACTTTGGGATCGGAAGCGACGGAGTCATCTTTATCCGAAATTCTAAACAAGGCGATTTTATGATGGATATGTACAACTCGGACGGAAGTTCTTCCGAGATGTGCGGCAATGGAATTCGTTGTGTTGCGAAATACATTTACGATCACGGTCTAACGAATTCTAAAAATCCAAAAATTGAAACCGGCGCCGGCGTTTTGGAAGTGGATTTAAAAATCGGATCCGGTAACAAAGTGGATCTGGTAAGCGTGGATATGGGAAAACCGATTTTGATTCCTTCAAAAATTCCGGTTCTTTGGAAGAACGAGGAAACCATCGTTGATCAAAGCCTGGAAATCGCAGGTAAGAGTTTAAAGTTTACCGCAGTGAGTATGGGCAATCCTCATTGTGTGATTTTTGTCGATGACTCCGATCAGTTTCCGGTTCGAGAGATCGGGCCATTGATAGAACACCATTCTATTTTTCCAAAAAGGGTGAACGTAGAATTTGTAACCGTTCGTGGAAAAGATCATCTTTATCAAAGAACTTGGGAAAGAGGTGCGGGAGAAACCTTGGCCTGTGGAACAGGAGCATGTTCAGTGATGGTCGCTGGGAATCTTACCGGAAGATCGGGAAAAGACGTAAAAATCGATCTTCGGGGCGGAACCCTTCGAATCCAATGGCAAGAATCGGGTAACGTTTTGATGACCGGTCCGGCACGCGAAATTTTTTCAGGCGTAGTAGAAGTTTAG
- a CDS encoding class I SAM-dependent methyltransferase: MNQTCYLCSSTQNSTVFIENGIDIVRCSHCGHVFSTYEQEEHYEGYWDDDSSYDLGWWDNAHREIYQDFIDAFLKAPTGKILDVGCGLGFFVKRIGAQRPGWEAIGYEISEKAVKFARDKNGLKNVFPGIVQNSGIEKGSLDIITLWDVIEHIPKPHSLLEYLHSLLKPGGILFLQTPNFPVQLFKARLKVLLKGMKPDGHYLEAKDHINDYTEKTMRMLSRQTGFKECKFTILKPIASVSGSQGGNLGTIFKKTYYYATKIVWLLSFKSLNLNNTLFAILKK, from the coding sequence TTGAATCAAACCTGTTATCTTTGCTCGAGCACTCAAAATTCTACCGTATTCATAGAGAATGGAATCGATATCGTTCGTTGTTCTCACTGCGGACATGTGTTTTCTACTTACGAACAAGAAGAACACTATGAAGGCTACTGGGACGATGATTCTTCTTACGATCTCGGTTGGTGGGACAATGCTCACAGAGAAATCTATCAGGACTTTATCGATGCATTCTTAAAAGCTCCGACGGGGAAAATTTTGGACGTAGGTTGCGGACTAGGTTTTTTTGTGAAACGCATCGGCGCTCAAAGACCGGGTTGGGAAGCAATCGGATACGAGATTTCAGAAAAAGCGGTGAAGTTTGCGAGAGATAAGAACGGACTCAAAAACGTCTTTCCTGGAATCGTTCAAAATTCTGGAATCGAAAAAGGATCGTTGGATATCATCACACTTTGGGACGTGATCGAACACATTCCTAAGCCCCATAGTCTATTAGAATATTTGCATTCACTTTTAAAACCCGGCGGAATTCTTTTTTTACAAACTCCGAACTTTCCCGTTCAATTGTTTAAGGCTCGTCTGAAAGTTCTTTTGAAAGGAATGAAACCGGATGGGCATTATCTGGAAGCGAAAGATCATATCAACGATTATACGGAAAAAACGATGAGAATGCTTTCGCGACAAACCGGTTTTAAAGAATGTAAATTTACTATTCTGAAGCCGATCGCTTCCGTTTCCGGAAGCCAAGGCGGAAATCTAGGAACGATTTTTAAGAAAACGTATTATTATGCGACGAAGATCGTTTGGCTTCTCAGTTTTAAAAGTTTGAACCTCAACAATACGTTATTCGCCATTTTAAAGAAATAA
- a CDS encoding HAD family hydrolase, whose amino-acid sequence MALFLDFDNTLLDSVAIYEFSIQELTKRAKEYGLTSTKEFSQLYDAARKETKIELQDSPSNRLRLIYFKKMCLEKWGTLNPKWILKLEKDYFLFFQIGIQTFKKKYEKEYKVTFSLLEQISQKQKILFCTNENLRTQLIKMNTLLSKKLKYLVLSSEEVGKEKPSEKFFTKARELVKGETPVSMIGDSLKDDVEGALRYGIPAIHLKSVFSKKQTDLEERRIVLENVPKKNEYSYLETNDLRVALKLFL is encoded by the coding sequence ATGGCACTTTTTTTAGATTTTGATAATACGCTCTTAGATTCCGTCGCTATTTACGAATTCTCGATACAAGAACTTACAAAAAGGGCAAAAGAATACGGCCTTACTTCTACGAAAGAATTTTCTCAGCTCTATGACGCCGCTCGCAAAGAAACAAAGATCGAACTTCAGGATTCTCCATCGAATCGTCTTCGTTTGATTTATTTTAAAAAGATGTGTCTTGAGAAATGGGGAACACTGAATCCAAAGTGGATTCTAAAATTGGAAAAAGACTATTTCCTTTTTTTCCAAATCGGAATTCAAACTTTCAAAAAGAAATACGAGAAAGAATACAAAGTAACATTTTCTCTCTTGGAACAAATCTCTCAAAAACAAAAGATTCTTTTTTGTACGAACGAGAACTTGAGAACACAATTGATCAAGATGAATACATTACTTTCTAAAAAATTAAAGTATTTAGTTCTGAGTTCGGAAGAGGTCGGAAAGGAAAAACCTTCGGAAAAATTTTTTACAAAGGCGAGAGAACTTGTAAAAGGAGAAACTCCGGTTTCTATGATCGGAGATTCTCTAAAGGACGACGTGGAAGGCGCCCTTCGTTACGGAATTCCCGCGATTCATCTAAAATCGGTGTTTTCTAAAAAACAAACCGACTTGGAAGAAAGGAGAATCGTTTTAGAGAACGTTCCCAAAAAAAACGAATACTCTTATTTAGAGACGAACGATCTCCGTGTTGCTCTGAAATTATTTCTTTAA
- a CDS encoding NAD(P)-binding protein, translating into MTEKPEFISRRSFLAVLGLCISALIGGLSYLKFRRGISGKILGPNREIGHRIRENSKSELGSNTNRKVSEKVKVLILGSGVSGLSAGYYLQKAGFSDFQILELEGNAGGNSRSGQNRIGPFPWGAHYLPQPGEEAVLVRKFLEENKIIVGKDHRGKPVFDERFLCFDPEERIFYQGRWNEGLYPGGNSQSPAGIEEQKFKKWIQTWRLKIGRDGKKAFSIPIDLSSQDPEILKLDNIPFFEYIKEQGFRSKELFWFLDYSVRDDFGGSMDTVSAWIGLHYFCSRPVDENGEDLTLLTWPQGNGFLVEKLRTPILPKIRTGTLVEKVTNSNSKNSRFEVQIYSVETKEQKIIPCDSIVYALPSFTRKYVLGEKNGVAEGLTYSPWLVANLSVDQVPTGKGIPPCWDNVIYQSPSLGYIVSTHQDLRAGREESVLTYYQAFGDKDTVSVRKKMMTTSWSDWKNAILFDLKKAHPDIERRIQNIDIMTYAHAMIRPTPGLIWGGKRERLAISYPHLHFAHSDLSGISIFEEALVRGNNAAMRILGEQKI; encoded by the coding sequence ATGACGGAAAAACCAGAATTCATTTCACGAAGATCGTTTCTTGCGGTTTTAGGTCTTTGTATTTCCGCTTTGATCGGCGGCCTTTCTTATCTAAAATTCAGACGCGGAATCTCTGGGAAAATTCTTGGACCGAATCGAGAGATCGGACATAGAATTCGCGAGAACTCGAAATCCGAACTCGGCTCCAATACAAATCGAAAGGTTTCGGAAAAAGTAAAAGTTCTGATTCTTGGAAGTGGAGTTTCCGGCTTGAGCGCGGGCTACTATCTTCAGAAGGCGGGTTTTTCCGATTTTCAAATTTTAGAATTAGAAGGGAACGCCGGCGGAAATTCGAGATCCGGTCAAAATCGAATCGGTCCGTTTCCTTGGGGTGCTCATTATCTTCCACAACCCGGAGAAGAAGCCGTTCTTGTTCGAAAATTCTTGGAAGAAAATAAAATCATCGTCGGAAAGGATCATCGAGGCAAACCCGTTTTTGACGAACGATTTCTTTGTTTTGACCCGGAAGAAAGAATCTTCTACCAGGGAAGATGGAACGAGGGTTTATATCCGGGAGGAAATTCCCAATCTCCTGCCGGAATAGAAGAACAAAAATTTAAAAAATGGATCCAAACTTGGAGACTCAAAATTGGACGAGACGGTAAAAAGGCGTTCTCGATTCCGATCGATCTTTCTTCTCAAGATCCTGAAATTCTAAAATTAGATAACATTCCTTTTTTTGAATATATCAAAGAACAAGGATTTCGATCCAAAGAACTTTTTTGGTTTTTGGATTATTCCGTTCGAGACGATTTTGGCGGTTCGATGGATACCGTTTCCGCTTGGATCGGGCTTCATTACTTTTGTTCCCGCCCAGTGGATGAAAACGGCGAAGACCTGACTCTTCTTACTTGGCCACAGGGAAACGGGTTTTTAGTCGAGAAGCTCAGAACTCCGATTCTTCCTAAAATTCGAACAGGAACCCTTGTCGAAAAGGTGACAAATTCAAATTCCAAAAATTCGCGTTTTGAAGTTCAAATCTATTCGGTCGAAACGAAAGAACAAAAAATCATTCCTTGCGATTCGATCGTCTATGCGCTTCCCTCCTTCACGCGCAAATATGTTCTCGGAGAAAAAAACGGCGTCGCGGAAGGACTTACCTATTCTCCTTGGTTGGTCGCCAATCTCTCCGTGGATCAAGTCCCGACAGGAAAAGGAATTCCCCCGTGTTGGGATAACGTAATCTACCAAAGTCCGTCTCTTGGTTATATCGTTTCCACACATCAGGATCTGCGGGCTGGAAGAGAAGAATCCGTTCTTACCTACTATCAGGCGTTCGGTGATAAGGATACCGTTTCCGTACGCAAGAAGATGATGACGACCTCTTGGTCGGATTGGAAGAATGCGATTTTATTCGATCTCAAAAAGGCACATCCCGATATTGAAAGAAGAATCCAGAACATCGACATCATGACCTATGCACACGCGATGATCCGGCCCACACCCGGTTTGATTTGGGGAGGAAAGCGCGAACGTCTTGCGATTTCTTATCCACATCTTCATTTTGCTCATTCCGATTTAAGCGGAATTTCCATCTTTGAAGAGGCGTTGGTTCGCGGCAACAACGCGGCGATGAGAATTTTAGGAGAGCAAAAAATATGA
- a CDS encoding VOC family protein — protein MIIVEGIDYFLIPAENPEASAKFYSDIFDFESVDEKSGEYVVMGLDSINIKLQKISGFKNSLGESKIPVLSFVLDVDDFTEAIAELEENKISIVRGPETNSAGEFLHFLDPSGNVLEISYKD, from the coding sequence ATGATTATCGTTGAAGGAATCGACTATTTCTTAATACCTGCGGAGAATCCGGAAGCCTCTGCGAAGTTTTATTCTGATATATTCGATTTTGAATCGGTAGATGAAAAATCGGGTGAATATGTTGTCATGGGACTTGATTCGATCAACATTAAGCTTCAGAAAATTTCGGGTTTTAAAAACTCTCTCGGCGAGAGTAAAATTCCGGTTCTGAGTTTTGTTTTGGACGTGGATGATTTCACGGAAGCAATCGCCGAATTGGAAGAAAACAAAATTTCCATCGTTCGTGGACCGGAAACGAATAGTGCGGGAGAATTCCTCCACTTTCTCGATCCATCCGGGAATGTTTTAGAAATCAGTTATAAAGATTAA
- a CDS encoding LIC10067 family putative lipoprotein: MLHKSTKFFLILLLLSFLQCNDSKSNNELFAGLGIGSPVITGIDPPAGSPPQSTDVAYTGTQITITGRNFTPNATDTIVKFNDLVGTIFSITTTEIITTVPAGAKAGFLTVSKADGFCDTVFGTDGYNCSARRFYVDCYKAYSNIYGDETAINYPDSSTVKFTADFGTKAFRSNLRETGGTILALECDNLVAVKYFTTSCEAIDNGTLAAPVYNPTINFSENYAVQYFITSAKGSCKISFQ, encoded by the coding sequence ATGCTACATAAATCGACAAAATTTTTTCTCATTCTTCTCCTTCTTTCGTTTCTTCAATGTAACGATAGCAAATCTAATAATGAATTATTTGCAGGTCTTGGAATCGGAAGTCCCGTAATTACCGGAATTGATCCGCCAGCCGGTTCTCCTCCGCAGTCTACGGACGTCGCTTATACCGGAACTCAGATCACGATTACCGGTAGAAATTTTACACCGAACGCAACCGATACGATTGTGAAATTCAACGATTTGGTCGGAACGATCTTTTCGATCACGACGACCGAGATCATTACGACGGTTCCTGCCGGGGCCAAGGCAGGTTTCCTTACTGTTTCGAAAGCCGACGGCTTTTGTGACACGGTCTTTGGAACGGACGGATACAATTGCTCGGCGCGTCGATTTTATGTGGATTGTTATAAGGCCTACAGCAATATCTACGGGGACGAAACAGCGATCAATTATCCGGATTCTTCGACCGTTAAATTTACGGCGGATTTCGGGACAAAGGCCTTCCGTTCAAACTTAAGGGAAACGGGCGGCACCATTTTGGCTTTAGAATGTGATAACTTAGTTGCGGTGAAATATTTCACGACCAGCTGTGAAGCGATTGATAATGGAACACTAGCCGCTCCGGTTTACAATCCAACGATCAATTTCAGCGAAAATTATGCGGTTCAGTACTTTATTACCTCCGCAAAAGGAAGTTGTAAAATCAGCTTTCAATAA